Proteins found in one Sporosarcina sp. FSL K6-3457 genomic segment:
- the dapA gene encoding 4-hydroxy-tetrahydrodipicolinate synthase produces the protein MNLGQIGTAMVTPFSEEGTIDYKRAKKLIEHLIANGTDALVVNGTTGESPTVTAQEKRALLSFAVKQVNKRIPVIAGTGTNSTAESVLLTQQAEKLGADGIMLVTPYYNKPDQRGMYAHFAHIAGETKLPVLLYNIPGRSVVNMLPETIIELSKIKNIRAVKEASGSLEQMAEIIAGTDDGFSVYSGDDALTLPLLAIGGNGVISVASHVVGNEMQQMVDAFKSGQTAQAAAMHRALLPVFRAIFTAPNPVPIKYALEKLDLEVGGVRLPLVDFEEGQIPFDQVWENYQKNKLIFN, from the coding sequence ATGAATCTTGGACAAATAGGCACGGCGATGGTAACACCATTTTCAGAAGAGGGCACGATTGATTACAAGAGAGCTAAAAAATTGATTGAACATTTGATTGCAAATGGGACGGATGCATTGGTTGTCAATGGGACGACTGGTGAGTCACCAACTGTGACGGCGCAGGAAAAAAGAGCGTTACTGTCATTTGCAGTCAAGCAGGTGAATAAACGTATTCCGGTAATTGCGGGGACAGGAACAAATAGTACAGCTGAATCTGTTTTGTTAACACAGCAGGCAGAAAAGCTTGGTGCGGATGGCATTATGCTGGTGACGCCTTATTATAATAAACCTGACCAACGCGGCATGTATGCGCACTTTGCACATATTGCTGGGGAAACTAAACTACCTGTACTGTTATATAATATTCCGGGGCGCTCTGTTGTCAATATGCTACCTGAAACAATTATCGAATTGTCCAAAATAAAAAATATCCGTGCAGTGAAAGAAGCAAGTGGCAGTCTTGAACAAATGGCAGAGATTATCGCTGGAACAGATGACGGATTTTCCGTCTACAGCGGTGACGATGCGTTAACACTACCGTTGTTAGCAATAGGCGGTAACGGCGTCATATCAGTGGCATCACACGTAGTTGGCAATGAAATGCAACAGATGGTTGACGCATTTAAGAGTGGGCAAACAGCGCAAGCAGCAGCTATGCATCGCGCGCTGTTACCTGTATTTCGTGCGATATTCACGGCACCGAACCCAGTACCCATCAAATATGCACTTGAAAAACTTGATCTTGAAGTAGGCGGCGTAAGATTGCCGCTTGTCGACTTTGAGGAAGGTCAAATTCCATTCGATCAAGTATGGGAAAACTATCAAAAAAACAAACTGATTTTTAACTAA
- a CDS encoding M16 family metallopeptidase: MIEQYICPNGVRIVHEKMPYVRSVALGIWVGAGSGNEQESEAGIAHFIEHMLFKGTATRSARAIAEEFDRIGGDVNAFTSKEMTCYYTTVLGHHAPRALSILADMFFNSAFDEAEIAKEKSIVLDEIAAVEDTPDDDVDERLWGVMYPDQTIGKPVLGNEQTINTFDKQMIEQFMERMYRPEQIVISIAGNYDDRLIQLIKVQFGSFKRQAMVEQPIAIQAPKFHAGMTVKGKDIEQAHICIGFEGLTVKDERIHDLIILDSILGGTMSSRLFQEVREERGLAYSIYSYYSAYNTTGVFAIYGGTAPENLGELTDTIDEVIQSILDDGITENELHNAKEQLKGGFLLGLESSESRMHRNGKNELILQEHKTIDEVVALIDGVQVANVYRMANEIFAGQRATSIIAPENVVSVIEK, from the coding sequence ATGATAGAACAGTATATTTGTCCAAATGGTGTGAGAATTGTTCATGAAAAGATGCCCTATGTGCGCTCTGTAGCGCTTGGAATATGGGTAGGTGCGGGTTCGGGGAATGAACAGGAATCGGAAGCAGGCATTGCGCATTTTATCGAGCATATGCTATTCAAAGGCACTGCGACAAGAAGTGCCCGTGCGATTGCGGAAGAATTTGACCGCATCGGGGGAGATGTCAATGCATTCACATCGAAGGAAATGACCTGCTACTATACGACGGTGCTTGGACATCATGCGCCGCGTGCTTTAAGCATTTTAGCGGATATGTTTTTCAATTCGGCATTCGATGAAGCTGAAATCGCCAAAGAAAAGTCCATTGTTCTCGATGAAATTGCAGCTGTGGAAGATACGCCTGATGACGATGTCGATGAGCGTTTATGGGGCGTGATGTACCCAGACCAAACAATTGGCAAACCCGTTTTGGGTAATGAACAGACCATTAACACATTTGATAAGCAGATGATCGAACAATTTATGGAGCGCATGTATCGACCTGAACAGATTGTCATTTCTATTGCTGGCAACTATGATGACCGACTAATTCAGCTAATTAAAGTACAGTTTGGTTCATTTAAACGGCAGGCAATGGTGGAGCAGCCGATAGCTATCCAAGCACCGAAATTCCATGCAGGAATGACGGTTAAAGGGAAAGACATTGAACAAGCGCATATTTGTATTGGTTTTGAGGGGCTCACGGTAAAAGACGAACGCATTCATGATCTTATTATTTTAGATAGTATACTAGGCGGCACGATGTCTTCTCGTCTGTTTCAAGAAGTCCGTGAAGAACGTGGCTTGGCCTATTCTATTTACTCGTATTATTCGGCGTATAATACGACAGGCGTGTTTGCCATATACGGGGGGACTGCACCGGAAAATTTAGGGGAGTTAACCGACACCATAGACGAGGTGATTCAATCCATTTTAGATGATGGTATTACAGAAAACGAATTGCATAATGCGAAAGAGCAGCTAAAAGGTGGGTTCTTACTAGGTCTAGAAAGTTCAGAATCCAGAATGCATCGCAATGGAAAAAACGAATTGATTTTACAAGAGCATAAGACGATTGATGAAGTCGTAGCGCTGATTGACGGTGTTCAGGTGGCCAATGTTTACAGAATGGCTAATGAAATCTTTGCAGGGCAGCGAGCTACGTCCATCATTGCGCCAGAGAATGTTGTTAGTGTAATTGAAAAATAG
- a CDS encoding YlmC/YmxH family sporulation protein — protein sequence MAMLLSELAQKELIQVEDGVRYGFLADTDLIFDGKTGNIIGFEIKKKLGRFSFKNRQDQSDEFIPWSEIVLIGEHRILFGKTHSMDGVDLDER from the coding sequence ATGGCGATGCTATTATCAGAACTTGCGCAGAAAGAGCTTATTCAGGTAGAGGACGGGGTCCGCTATGGTTTTTTGGCGGATACCGACCTTATTTTTGATGGCAAAACAGGGAATATTATTGGCTTTGAAATCAAGAAGAAGCTTGGACGTTTTTCATTTAAAAATCGTCAGGATCAGTCGGATGAATTCATCCCATGGAGTGAAATTGTGTTGATTGGAGAACACCGAATTTTGTTTGGTAAAACGCATAGCATGGATGGGGTGGATCTGGATGAAAGATGA
- a CDS encoding dipicolinate synthase subunit B, translating into MLQGKRIGLGITASHCTYEAILPVIDSLKDAGATVVPVITHSVLTAATRFGTGDEWIARIEGATGEKVISTIVGAEPFGPETPVDCMIIAPMTGNSISKFANAATDSPVLMAAKATLRNGSPVVLGISTNDALGLNSMNIMKLLNMKNVFFIPFGQDDPYRKPNSLISDFTLMVPTAAAALDNRQLQPLLIIHDKN; encoded by the coding sequence ATGCTACAAGGAAAGAGGATAGGCCTTGGGATTACAGCGTCACATTGTACGTATGAAGCGATACTACCAGTTATTGATTCGCTAAAAGATGCGGGAGCAACAGTTGTTCCCGTTATTACGCACTCGGTGTTGACGGCTGCCACGCGTTTTGGAACAGGAGATGAGTGGATTGCCCGCATTGAAGGAGCGACGGGGGAAAAGGTTATTTCGACGATTGTTGGAGCGGAACCATTCGGCCCCGAAACACCCGTGGATTGTATGATTATTGCACCGATGACAGGTAATTCGATTAGTAAATTTGCCAATGCAGCAACAGATTCACCGGTGTTAATGGCGGCCAAAGCAACATTGCGCAATGGCAGTCCAGTCGTTCTCGGTATTTCAACGAATGATGCGCTCGGTTTAAACTCGATGAACATTATGAAGTTATTAAATATGAAAAACGTCTTCTTTATTCCGTTCGGACAGGACGATCCATACCGCAAACCAAACTCCCTTATCTCCGATTTTACATTGATGGTACCTACAGCAGCAGCAGCTCTCGACAATCGACAACTCCAACCTTTATTAATTATTCATGATAAAAACTAA
- a CDS encoding aspartate-semialdehyde dehydrogenase has product MNKVNVAIVGATGAVGTKILEKLIERNFPVQSIKLLASKRSAGTEIAAGGFNYIVEETVPESFEGIDIAFFSAGGSISEKFAPEAVKRGAVVIDNTSAFRMVEDIPLVVPEVNAQALSNHAGIIANPNCSTIQMVAALQPVKEKFGLSRIIVSTYQAVSGAGAEAIDELGSQSQQFEGRVANEAEILPSASAAKHYPIAFNAIPQIDVFDASGYTLEELKMMNETKKIFGDYEMSVTATCVRLPVVTGHSESVYIEVDQEGVTVEDIRASMEGAPGVVVQDNPAQQLYPMPLFAEGKDEVFVGRIRKDPNHAGGFHMWIVSDNLLKGAALNSVQIAEQLIRQ; this is encoded by the coding sequence ATGAATAAAGTGAATGTTGCAATCGTCGGTGCTACGGGAGCTGTCGGTACAAAAATTCTTGAAAAATTGATTGAACGGAATTTTCCGGTTCAATCCATTAAATTGCTTGCATCAAAACGATCTGCCGGAACAGAAATTGCGGCAGGTGGTTTTAACTATATCGTTGAAGAAACTGTACCGGAATCATTCGAAGGCATCGATATTGCATTTTTTAGTGCGGGTGGCTCGATTTCGGAAAAATTTGCACCTGAAGCTGTCAAAAGAGGTGCAGTGGTCATAGATAATACAAGCGCATTCCGTATGGTGGAAGATATACCGCTTGTTGTACCAGAAGTGAATGCGCAGGCACTCAGTAACCATGCGGGCATCATTGCAAATCCGAACTGTTCGACGATTCAAATGGTAGCAGCACTTCAGCCTGTTAAAGAAAAATTTGGCTTAAGTCGTATTATTGTGTCAACGTATCAAGCAGTTTCTGGAGCAGGTGCAGAGGCGATTGACGAATTAGGAAGTCAAAGTCAACAATTCGAAGGGCGTGTAGCGAACGAAGCGGAAATTTTACCTTCTGCATCCGCAGCGAAGCATTATCCGATTGCATTCAATGCGATTCCTCAAATTGACGTATTTGATGCTTCAGGATATACGCTTGAAGAATTAAAAATGATGAATGAAACGAAAAAGATTTTTGGTGATTATGAGATGTCTGTTACAGCAACTTGCGTACGTCTACCAGTTGTGACAGGTCACTCAGAGTCGGTTTATATTGAAGTTGACCAAGAGGGTGTAACGGTGGAAGACATCCGAGCAAGCATGGAAGGTGCACCAGGCGTTGTCGTTCAAGATAATCCGGCACAACAATTGTACCCGATGCCGTTATTTGCGGAAGGGAAAGACGAAGTATTCGTTGGCCGCATCCGTAAAGATCCGAATCATGCAGGAGGATTCCATATGTGGATCGTCTCGGACAATCTGCTTAAAGGGGCTGCACTAAACTCCGTGCAAATTGCAGAACAATTGATTCGACAATAA